One window from the genome of Streptomyces sp. WZ-12 encodes:
- a CDS encoding class I SAM-dependent methyltransferase, giving the protein MSGRPSGTEGVAAAPPHRTALGRYPLVERAAPVQPPTATPRTDQPAPAHAGEPWADPPYARALRTARGPLFLRRLSASDPPQGPGWRGDLLPLDVERWCAAPDAADTSVLHRCLGPVLDAGCGPGRMVVALSARGTPALGVDVSPAAVAHTRRRGGRAVRRSVFDRLPAEGRWSTALLMDGNIGMGGDPVALLARLRALVTPGGRLLVEVAAHDVDEHLTVRVEDARGRHGCPFPWARLGTTALLRAAAAADWHPTDAWTAGGRPFMALHRPDPGRHEPHPTPTARPDHR; this is encoded by the coding sequence GTGAGCGGCCGGCCCAGCGGCACGGAGGGCGTCGCCGCCGCGCCGCCGCACCGCACCGCGCTCGGCCGGTACCCGCTGGTCGAGCGCGCGGCACCGGTCCAGCCACCCACGGCGACACCCCGCACCGACCAACCCGCCCCCGCGCACGCGGGCGAGCCGTGGGCGGACCCCCCCTACGCCCGCGCCCTGCGCACCGCCCGCGGCCCGCTCTTCCTACGCCGCCTGTCGGCCTCGGACCCTCCACAGGGCCCCGGTTGGCGGGGCGACCTGCTGCCCCTGGACGTCGAGCGCTGGTGCGCGGCCCCCGACGCCGCCGACACCAGCGTGCTGCACCGTTGCCTCGGCCCCGTCCTCGACGCCGGGTGTGGCCCCGGCCGCATGGTGGTCGCGCTGTCCGCCCGGGGCACGCCCGCGCTGGGCGTGGACGTCAGCCCGGCCGCCGTGGCCCACACCCGCCGCCGCGGCGGCCGGGCCGTGCGGAGGTCCGTCTTCGACCGCCTGCCGGCGGAGGGCCGTTGGAGCACCGCGCTGCTCATGGACGGCAACATCGGCATGGGCGGCGATCCGGTCGCCCTGCTCGCCCGCCTCCGCGCCCTGGTCACCCCGGGCGGGCGCCTGCTGGTCGAGGTCGCCGCGCACGACGTGGACGAGCACCTCACCGTCCGCGTCGAGGACGCCCGGGGCCGCCACGGCTGCCCCTTCCCCTGGGCCCGCCTGGGCACCACCGCCCTGCTGCGCGCCGCCGCCGCGGCGGACTGGCACCCGACCGACGCATGGACGGCCGGCGGCCGCCCGTTCATGGCACTGCACCGCCCGGACCCCGGGCGGCACGAACCACACCCCACCCCCACCGCAAGGCCCGACCACCGATGA